A stretch of Gemmatimonadaceae bacterium DNA encodes these proteins:
- a CDS encoding tetratricopeptide repeat protein — protein sequence MTKTGAAARPDLEDRAEDLKEWALIHSKGLSIAALVVVVLVGIGFLYVKSQQAQARNASSALLQAEQALGAGNSALAQSDLERLVNRYGSTDAGRQAQLLLAQTYFDAGKYAEGVEGLQKLIAEKPKFIEASAYNLLGAGYEQQNKFDDAANAYQKAAAMAQGKADRDTYLANAARALTAGGKTADAVKIWSKLATDPTSPAAAEARVRLGELQAKAVKAG from the coding sequence ATGACCAAGACAGGTGCAGCTGCACGCCCCGATCTGGAAGACCGCGCTGAGGACCTCAAGGAGTGGGCGCTGATCCACAGCAAGGGCCTATCGATCGCCGCTCTCGTCGTGGTGGTCCTGGTTGGCATCGGGTTCTTGTACGTGAAGTCGCAGCAGGCGCAAGCGCGCAATGCGTCGTCGGCGCTGCTGCAGGCGGAGCAGGCGTTAGGTGCTGGCAACTCAGCACTTGCGCAGAGCGACCTCGAGCGACTTGTGAACAGATACGGGTCCACGGACGCGGGTCGGCAGGCTCAGCTGCTCCTCGCGCAGACCTACTTCGATGCCGGCAAATACGCCGAGGGCGTGGAGGGACTGCAGAAGCTGATCGCGGAAAAGCCGAAGTTCATCGAGGCGTCGGCGTACAACCTGTTGGGTGCCGGGTACGAGCAGCAGAACAAGTTCGACGACGCGGCGAACGCGTACCAGAAGGCCGCAGCGATGGCGCAGGGCAAGGCGGATCGCGATACGTACCTCGCGAACGCGGCCCGGGCGCTCACAGCGGGCGGCAAGACGGCCGACGCGGTGAAGATCTGGTCGAAGCTCGCAACTGATCCAACGAGTCCGGCGGCCGCCGAGGCGCGCGTGCGGCTTGGAGAGCTCCAGGCGAAGGCGGTGAAGGCTGGGTGA
- a CDS encoding adenine phosphoribosyltransferase — MNRSELTSSALAGELRRAIRDVPDFPKSGIVFKDITPILLDATLFHHATEAMAAPFAADAITHVIGIESRGFILGAPVAQHLGAAFVPVRKPGKLPSTVERVQYALEYGTDALEMHRDALGPSDRALIVDDVLATGGTARATCELVERTGARVIGCSLLMVLTFLSGVQALSSRRVESLLEY, encoded by the coding sequence ATGAACCGAAGCGAGCTCACGTCGAGCGCCCTCGCGGGAGAGTTGCGGCGCGCGATCCGGGACGTCCCGGACTTTCCGAAGTCGGGCATTGTCTTCAAGGACATCACGCCCATTCTGCTGGACGCGACGCTGTTTCACCATGCGACCGAGGCCATGGCGGCACCGTTCGCCGCGGACGCGATCACGCACGTGATCGGCATCGAGAGTCGCGGGTTCATCCTCGGCGCCCCGGTCGCGCAGCATCTGGGCGCAGCGTTCGTTCCGGTCCGCAAGCCGGGCAAGCTGCCCTCTACGGTGGAGCGGGTGCAGTACGCGCTCGAGTACGGCACCGACGCGCTCGAGATGCACCGCGATGCCTTGGGCCCGAGCGATCGAGCGCTCATCGTGGACGACGTGCTGGCCACCGGTGGGACGGCGCGCGCGACGTGCGAGCTCGTGGAACGCACCGGTGCGCGTGTCATCGGGTGCAGCCTCCTGATGGTGCTCACGTTCTTGTCCGGCGTGCAGGCGCTGTCGTCCAGGCGCGTCGAGTCGCTGCTCGAGTACTGA
- a CDS encoding acylphosphatase, whose protein sequence is MLRLHLRVRGAVQGVGFRWFARETAQRLGVSGWVRNCDDGSVEIGVGGDDERVEKFAAAMARGPRNASVSDVSRNPLGDDEPLARPFEIRR, encoded by the coding sequence ATGCTGCGCCTGCACTTGCGTGTCCGCGGCGCGGTGCAGGGCGTCGGCTTCCGATGGTTCGCCCGCGAGACGGCGCAACGGCTCGGCGTATCCGGGTGGGTGCGAAATTGCGACGATGGCAGCGTGGAGATCGGCGTCGGCGGCGACGATGAGCGGGTGGAGAAGTTCGCCGCCGCGATGGCGCGCGGCCCGCGGAACGCGTCAGTCAGCGATGTTTCCCGGAACCCGTTAGGCGACGACGAGCCGCTCGCTCGCCCCTTCGAGATCAGACGGTGA